A genomic stretch from Mya arenaria isolate MELC-2E11 chromosome 10, ASM2691426v1 includes:
- the LOC128205213 gene encoding annetocin receptor-like yields the protein MYTTLPKSWRDEFDVNATLTELNDALVTLHLPAIVICATLAVIGIIGNLIVLSVYIPHPSSFSRVFILWLAVVDFIACSVGTPLLVFSMIHPYQFPSENVCKTLRFVHVFLVGTSVFIFVSIAIERHRAICIFELVEMKTRRMHFMCIVSCIMGVVVAVPAIFIYGVRTVKTGVHNITGTECFVEDHFIQTDSIWPKIYFPFQSIVVSISFATLLVLYIRIGRQLKWHLKFTRRYSTSSILDKSTKSSQSLCTQKDATSTHKNTAGSVLMKTTASEQTEGTYRLHTPVGKAASNAASRVNRAAHEMTSMFCWLTAVFVLSFIPHLAFIIYSTFRPDFAQDMTSLQVVTYNIFLRSFVINNMANPLVYFACVSDFRRDFRNLICKLFCCCRCSWTK from the coding sequence ATGTATACAACTTTACCAAAATCATGGCGGGACGAATTCGACGTCAACGCCACGTTGACGGAACTCAACGACGCTTTGGTCACGCTACACCTTCCGGCCATTGTCATCTGCGCTACGCTTGCAGTGATCGGGATCATCGGAAACTTGATCGTGTTAAGCGTCTACATACCCCACCCAAGCTCATTTTCACGTGTGTTTATTCTGTGGCTTGCTGTAGTAGACTTTATAGCGTGCAGCGTCGGAACGCCTCTTCTGGTGTTTAGCATGATCCATCCGTACCAGTTTCCGTCCGAGAACGTATGCAAAACGTTACGTTTTGTCCACGTTTTTCTTGTTGGGACGtcagtgtttatatttgttagtaTTGCCATTGAAAGGCACCGGGCTATATGCATTTTTGAGTTGGTTGAAATGAAAACAAGGCGAATGCATTTCATGTGTATTGTGTCTTGTATTATGGGAGTAGTAGTGGCCGTCCCAGCTATATTTATTTACGGAGTAAGGACAGTCAAAACTGGAGTTCACAATATCACAGGGACTGAATGCTTTGTTGAAGACCACTTTATACAGACTGATTCAATATGGCCCAAAATATACTTCCCATTTCAATCCATAGTCGTGAGTATATCATTTGCTACATTGCTTGTGTTGTACATTCGGATTGGACGACAGTTAAAGTGGCATTTGAAATTCACGAGACGTTACTCCACAAGCTCGATCTTAGACAAGTCAACCAAATCAAGCCAGTCACTGTGTACACAAAAAGATGCGACAAGCACACATAAAAACACAGCTGGAAGTGTCTTAATGAAGACCACGGCGTCAGAACAAACTGAGGGAACGTACAGACTACACACGCCCGTTGGGAAGGCAGCGTCCAACGCCGCTAGCCGCGTAAATAGAGCCGCCCATGAGATGACCAGCATGTTTTGTTGGTTGACGGCCGTTTTTGTGCTCTCATTCATTCCTCATCTTGCTTTTATAATCTACTCTACCTTTCGACCTGATTTTGCGCAGGATATGACATCATTACAGGTTGTGACGTATAACATTTTTCTGAGATCGTTTGTGATAAATAACATGGCGAATCCTCTGGTATATTTCGCATGTGTAAGTGACTTCCGAAGAGACTTTAGGAATTTAATCTGCAAACTTTTCTGTTGCTGCAGGTGTTCATGGACGAAGTAA